One window from the genome of Streptomyces sp. WZ-12 encodes:
- the gcvH gene encoding glycine cleavage system protein GcvH — protein sequence MDNPQQLRYSKEHEWLSAAEDGVSTVGITEHAANALGDVVFVQLPEVGATVTAGESCGELESTKSVSDLYSPVTGEITEVNEDVVTDPSLVNSAPFEGGWLFKVKLTGEPEDLLTADAYTAFTTG from the coding sequence ATGGACAACCCTCAGCAGCTCCGCTACAGCAAGGAGCACGAGTGGCTGTCGGCCGCCGAGGACGGCGTCTCGACGGTCGGCATCACCGAGCACGCGGCCAACGCCCTCGGCGACGTCGTCTTCGTGCAGCTCCCCGAGGTCGGGGCCACCGTCACCGCGGGCGAGTCCTGCGGTGAGCTGGAGTCGACCAAGTCCGTCAGCGACCTCTACTCGCCCGTGACCGGCGAGATCACCGAGGTGAACGAGGACGTCGTCACCGACCCCTCGCTGGTGAACTCCGCCCCGTTCGAGGGCGGTTGGCTGTTCAAGGTGAAGCTCACCGGTGAGCCGGAGGACCTGCT